One part of the Excalfactoria chinensis isolate bCotChi1 chromosome 8, bCotChi1.hap2, whole genome shotgun sequence genome encodes these proteins:
- the MPL gene encoding thrombopoietin receptor codes for MAACLQQGWLPALLTAILLSRHSPAMDTETVTSQGGDKRHTPLLLLVPQLHVLVLDAATNQTRHRRKLSVDAVGLIAPPVNISARWAGAAGQLRVSWQPPLADYPNFFLYEVCYRPVTPAVTPRGTTPGDLHTRPTSRAHPPTAREAAASQGTGQGLVQADTWVVLQELQPGVRYHIQVRSKPDGTSMDGVWGPWSDAVVAETPHSSGDIGLHCSTPDLRCVRCVWSWDPAEQHSIHELFYRASPSGAGTREDTWQQCEDASAGTQGSHSCTFQPSAGSPIAVLVNITRLHEPPVLSYFQEPFWLHQAVLTEAPRHVQATAAQGRLSLQWLPPLEALAEQLEYQVRYAADNGTDWKVLQVPRAARKEALDLRPGARYRAQVRAQPGGPRYRGSWSAWSQPVVVDVAAEAA; via the exons ATggcagcctgcctgcagcagggctggctgcctgctctgctcaccGCCATCCTGCTGAGCCGGCACAGCCCAGCCATGGACACCGAGACAGTGACATCCCAAG GAGGAGACAAGCGCCATACACCACTGCTACTACTGGTACCGCAG CTCCATGTCCTTGTCCTGGACGCTGCCACCAACCAGACCAGGCACAGGCGGAAGCTCAGCGTGGATGCAGTGG GTCTCATTGCCCCACCGGTGAACATCAGCGCCCGCTGGGCCGGAGCCGCAGGGCAGCTCCGCGTTTCATGGCAGCCGCCACTTGCCGACTACCCCAACTTCTTCCTCTACGAGGTGTGCTACCGTCCCGTGACCCCCGCGGTGACACCCCGTGGCACAACACCTGGGGACCTCCACACCCGTCCCACCAGCAGAGCTCACCCACCCACAGCCAGGGAAGCTGCAGCCTCCCAGGGAACAGGGCAG GGTCTGGTGCAGGCCGACACGTGGGTGGttctccaggagctgcagccaggggTGAGGTACCACATCCAGGTGCGCAGCAAACCTGACGGCACCTCTATGGATGGTGTGTGGGGACCCTGGTCGGACGCGGTGGTCGCAGAGACGCCCCACTCTTCTG GGGACATCGGGTtgcactgcagcactcctgATCTGCGCTGTGTGCGCTGTGTGTGGAGCTGGGACCCCGCAGAACAGCACAGCATCCACGAGCTCTTCTACCGGGCATCTCCAAGTGGAGCTGGCACGAG GGAGGACACGTGGCAGCAGTGTGAGGACGCCAGCGCGGGGACGCAGGGCAGCCACTCTTGCACCTTCCAGCCCTCGGCTGGCAGCCCCATTGCCGTCCTGGTGAACATCACTCGGCTCCACGAGCCGCCTGTGCTCAGCTACTTCCAGGAGCCCTTCTGGCTGCACCAGGCCG TGCTCACGGAGGCCCCGCGGCACGTACAGGCGACGGCGGCACAGGGCCGGCTCAGCTTGCAGTGGCTGCCGCCCCTGGAGGCGCTGGCGGAGCAACTGGAGTATCAGGTCCGCTACGCCGCGGACAACGGCACCGACTGGAAG GTGCTGCAGGTCCCGCGGGCGGCCAGGAAGGAAGCGCTGGACCTCCGGCCCGGTGCCCGCTATCGCGCCCAGGTGCGGGCGCAGCCCGGCGGGCCGCGGTACCGGGGCAGCTGGAGCGCGTGGTCCCAGCCCGTCGTGGTCGACGTGGCGGCCGAGGCGG CGTGA
- the CDC20 gene encoding cell division cycle protein 20 homolog isoform X2: MFTAVLLGLRCAFPSLYSAMAHFVFEADLHGLLKLDTPIPNAPPARWQRKAKESAGPSPSPAASMSPMKPANRSYSGSKTPSKTPGKSGAKVQSTPTKAGGDRYIPNRSAMQMEMANFLLTKENDPAENSPTKKEQQKSWAVNLNGFDVEEAKILRLSGKPQNAPEGYQNNLKVLYSQKTTPASSRKHGRYIPSMPDRILDAPEIRNDYYLNLIDWSSQNFLAVALDNSVYLWNHSSGEIIQLLQIENPDDYVSSVSWIKEGNYLAVGTRNAEVQLWDIQQQKRLRSMTSHSSRVGSLSWNSYILSSGSRTGHIHHHDVRVAEHHVATLTGHTQEVCGLKWSLDGRYLASGGNDNLVNIWPSVQGDSGDFTPVQTFTQHQGAVKAVAWCPWQSNVLATGGGTSDRHIRIWNVCSGTCLSAVDAHSQVCSILWSTTYKEFISGHGFAQNQLVIWKYPTMAKVTELRGHTARVLNLTMSPDGVTVASAAADETLRLWRCFEMDPIKKKEKEKANSAKSSIIHQGIR, from the exons ATGTTCAcggcagtgctgctggggctgcgcTGCGCCTTCCCGTCCCTGTACAG CGCCATGGCGCATTTCGTGTTTGAGGCGGACCTGCACGGGCTGCTGAAGCTGGACACCCCGATCCCCAACGCCCCGCCCGCGCGGTGGCAGCGCAAGGCCAAGGAGAGCGCcggccccagccccagccccgccGCCAGCATGTCGCCCATGAAGCCGGCCAACCGCTCGTACAGCGGCAGCAAGACGCCGTCCAAGACCCCCG GCAAATCTGGAGCCAAAGTCCAGAGCACCCCCACAAAAGCTGGAGGGGATCGCTACATTCCCAACCGCAGTGCTATGCAGATGGAAATGGCCAATTTCCTCCTAACCAAAGAGAATGACCCTGCTGAAAATTCCCCTACCAAGAAG GAGCAACAGAAATCCTGGGCAGTGAATCTTAATGGCTTCGATGTAGAAGAGGCCAAGATTCTCCGCCTTAGTGGGAAGCCACAGAATGCTCCAGAAG GCTACCAGAATAACCTGAAAGTGCTCTACAGCCAGAAGACTACGCCTGCTTCCAGTAGGAAGCATGGTAGATACATTCCCTCAATGCCAGACCGGATCCTGGATGCACCAGAGATTCGCAATGACTATT ATCTGAATCTCATTGACTGGAGCTCTCAGAACTTCCTGGCAGTGGCTCTGGACAACAGCGTCTATCTGTGGAATCACTCTTCTGGGGAAAtcatccagctgctgcagatagaGAATCCAGATGACTATGTGTCCTCTGTGTCATGGATTAAAGAAGGAAACTACCTTGCTGTTGGAACAAGAAATGCTGAGGTCCAG CTATGGGacatacagcagcagaagcgTCTCCGAAGTATGACCAGCCATTCTTCTCGTGTGGGGTCCCTCAGCTGGAACAGCTACATCCTCTCCAG TGGGTCACGAACTGGCCACATCCACCACCATGACGTCAGAGTGGCTGAGCACCACGTGGCCACTCTTACTGGCCACACACAAGAGGTGTGCGGACTCAAGTGGTCTCTAGATGGTCGCTACCTGGCCAGTGGTGGCAATGACAACCTGGTGAACATCTGGCCATCTGTCCAGGGAGACAGTGGAGACTTCACTCCTGTACAGACCTTCACTCAGCACCAGGGTGCTGTCAAG GCTGTGGCATGGTGTCCGTGGCAGTCGAACGTTCTAGCCACTGGAGGTGGGACCAGTGACAGACACATCCGCATCTGGAATGTCTGTTCTGGCACCTGTCTCAGTGCTGTTGATGCCCACTCCCAG GTCTGTTCTATCCTGTGGTCAACAACCTACAAAGAGTTCATTTCAGGCCATGGCTTTGCACAAAATCAGCTAGTGATATGGAAGTATCCAACTATGGCCAAAGTCACTGAACTTCGAG GTCACACTGCCCGAGTCCTGAACCTGACCATGAGCCCAGACGGTGTAACAGTAGCATCGGCAGCTGCTGATGAAACACTGCGACTTTGGCGCTGTTTTGAGATGGATCCcataaagaagaaggaaaaagagaaggcaaacaGTGCCAAAAGCAGCATCATCCACCAGGGCATCCGATAA
- the CDC20 gene encoding cell division cycle protein 20 homolog isoform X1, whose product MAHFVFEADLHGLLKLDTPIPNAPPARWQRKAKESAGPSPSPAASMSPMKPANRSYSGSKTPSKTPGKSGAKVQSTPTKAGGDRYIPNRSAMQMEMANFLLTKENDPAENSPTKKEQQKSWAVNLNGFDVEEAKILRLSGKPQNAPEGYQNNLKVLYSQKTTPASSRKHGRYIPSMPDRILDAPEIRNDYYLNLIDWSSQNFLAVALDNSVYLWNHSSGEIIQLLQIENPDDYVSSVSWIKEGNYLAVGTRNAEVQLWDIQQQKRLRSMTSHSSRVGSLSWNSYILSSGSRTGHIHHHDVRVAEHHVATLTGHTQEVCGLKWSLDGRYLASGGNDNLVNIWPSVQGDSGDFTPVQTFTQHQGAVKAVAWCPWQSNVLATGGGTSDRHIRIWNVCSGTCLSAVDAHSQVCSILWSTTYKEFISGHGFAQNQLVIWKYPTMAKVTELRGHTARVLNLTMSPDGVTVASAAADETLRLWRCFEMDPIKKKEKEKANSAKSSIIHQGIR is encoded by the exons ATGGCGCATTTCGTGTTTGAGGCGGACCTGCACGGGCTGCTGAAGCTGGACACCCCGATCCCCAACGCCCCGCCCGCGCGGTGGCAGCGCAAGGCCAAGGAGAGCGCcggccccagccccagccccgccGCCAGCATGTCGCCCATGAAGCCGGCCAACCGCTCGTACAGCGGCAGCAAGACGCCGTCCAAGACCCCCG GCAAATCTGGAGCCAAAGTCCAGAGCACCCCCACAAAAGCTGGAGGGGATCGCTACATTCCCAACCGCAGTGCTATGCAGATGGAAATGGCCAATTTCCTCCTAACCAAAGAGAATGACCCTGCTGAAAATTCCCCTACCAAGAAG GAGCAACAGAAATCCTGGGCAGTGAATCTTAATGGCTTCGATGTAGAAGAGGCCAAGATTCTCCGCCTTAGTGGGAAGCCACAGAATGCTCCAGAAG GCTACCAGAATAACCTGAAAGTGCTCTACAGCCAGAAGACTACGCCTGCTTCCAGTAGGAAGCATGGTAGATACATTCCCTCAATGCCAGACCGGATCCTGGATGCACCAGAGATTCGCAATGACTATT ATCTGAATCTCATTGACTGGAGCTCTCAGAACTTCCTGGCAGTGGCTCTGGACAACAGCGTCTATCTGTGGAATCACTCTTCTGGGGAAAtcatccagctgctgcagatagaGAATCCAGATGACTATGTGTCCTCTGTGTCATGGATTAAAGAAGGAAACTACCTTGCTGTTGGAACAAGAAATGCTGAGGTCCAG CTATGGGacatacagcagcagaagcgTCTCCGAAGTATGACCAGCCATTCTTCTCGTGTGGGGTCCCTCAGCTGGAACAGCTACATCCTCTCCAG TGGGTCACGAACTGGCCACATCCACCACCATGACGTCAGAGTGGCTGAGCACCACGTGGCCACTCTTACTGGCCACACACAAGAGGTGTGCGGACTCAAGTGGTCTCTAGATGGTCGCTACCTGGCCAGTGGTGGCAATGACAACCTGGTGAACATCTGGCCATCTGTCCAGGGAGACAGTGGAGACTTCACTCCTGTACAGACCTTCACTCAGCACCAGGGTGCTGTCAAG GCTGTGGCATGGTGTCCGTGGCAGTCGAACGTTCTAGCCACTGGAGGTGGGACCAGTGACAGACACATCCGCATCTGGAATGTCTGTTCTGGCACCTGTCTCAGTGCTGTTGATGCCCACTCCCAG GTCTGTTCTATCCTGTGGTCAACAACCTACAAAGAGTTCATTTCAGGCCATGGCTTTGCACAAAATCAGCTAGTGATATGGAAGTATCCAACTATGGCCAAAGTCACTGAACTTCGAG GTCACACTGCCCGAGTCCTGAACCTGACCATGAGCCCAGACGGTGTAACAGTAGCATCGGCAGCTGCTGATGAAACACTGCGACTTTGGCGCTGTTTTGAGATGGATCCcataaagaagaaggaaaaagagaaggcaaacaGTGCCAAAAGCAGCATCATCCACCAGGGCATCCGATAA